In the genome of Taeniopygia guttata chromosome 4, bTaeGut7.mat, whole genome shotgun sequence, the window CACTGTAGGTTTCAGTTTAGTTTGTAGTAGAATCTCCATTACACTTGCCTTCCTTATAGGTGtcaaaaataattcttcaggcaaacactttgctttttcttgaaGCCTTTCACACAGTCGACGAGAAGGCAAAATCAAGCAAGAGGTAGGTATTGTTCATCCTCCTAGTTCCCCAGAGCTCTCCATTTGAATTACTCTGTTTTAGGACTGTAGGAGATACATGTATAGAGCAAGTTTTATGTCTATAAAAGTAGTGATTGACTTACACCCTCACATCCTGTGGTCACTGACAACATTCAGCAACGTGCTTGAGGAATTCATCACTGCGTTCATCACTGAAAAACCTCATGCAATGAGGGCATCTGAGTTCACCCTGTGCCCTGCCTTCAGATCCCAGGTTTCCATTGTCCCCAGGAGGAGAATCTTGTTCAGACTGAGAGTTTGTTCTTCTCGTGCCTGTCTGGCCTGGGCTGTTGCCTCGTAGGTGTTCGACATTCGTCTGAACGTACAAATTATTTTGGTTACCAGCGTGAACTCTGAAATGACTACTTGTGTCTCTTGAGTcctagaaaaagaaagaagagctTTTGAAAAAGATgcaacaaaaatacttttttaaatgGGTGGTATTTTTATCACCATGTCTGAAACACCACTCAAATATTTATCTGAGaactttaataaataaattattaatcaGTTTTTGCagtgttattattattgttgtaaAGAAGGTTTGTAGAAAACACAGAATACAGCCAGTGTGGTAATTTAAAGATGCCAAGAGTCATGGCTGTCCTCTGCCTTCTAAGAATTCATCCTGCCTATATTGATCcaaaagtagaagaaaaagagacggGAAAGGGGTATTACATCTGAGCTCTGAAGCATCTCCACCAGAACTAACTATGAAACAATCTAAGTTTTTGATAGCTGTTGAAACTGTTTTGAGCtgaaactgttttaaaaatactaagattttttaaaatatatttaaaagtatattttagtCCCAAATCCTGTTGACATGCTTCTTTAAATTAAAGAAGGAGCATGCTGCTTTCTTACCTGTCTTCTTGCTAGCTGGTGTTGCAGACATGCAACTTCTGCCTGAAGTTCTTGTATTTTACTCTGTGCTCGTTCTCTGTCTGATCTCTCAGATGTGAAATCGTCTTTATAAACCAGGACCTGAAAGAGAATTATTATGTTAATATTTTATACATTAGAGCATTAGCTGGTTAGATTGAAAAGCTGAGACTATGATTCCTTTGTTACTTATTCCCAGCATCTCAGTATTATCTTCCCTATCgtatgtgtatttatttcaaaggtGTTTGTACTTCTTTTACAGATCTTTCATATTGTGTATTAAAGCCAGCAGAACTGCATGGGGTTCTTTAAGTAGTGAGTTTCCTTTAAATCTGTGTTGTTGGGTATCTGTATAGCCAAATGTGCACAGACAGGCAAACgtctaaaaataaattccttttttccccatggacTTCAGTAGTCTGGGAAGAAACTAAGAATTCCCATCTCTAGGAAAAAGAAACTTAATAACCTGTTGCTCCAGCATTTGTATGCGCTCATTATCTCCTTCACTAGCCTTCTTCATGTCTTCCAGTTCTCTCTTGGTTTTTATGCACTCATTCATCTTTTCTTCCAGCAGTTTGTTTAACCGGAATATCTCCTTGTGCATCAGGTCAGAATTCCTCTGTGCTGGAGCTCCTCCgtggtgctgctccagctgtgacTTCATCTCCTTCAGCTGCAAATGGAGTCGCTTCACGTACTCATCCCTACTCACATCGTACTTCTGCcattttgcatttaaatctTCCACCTGAAAGGTTATCCAGCAGAGGCATGAAGAACAGGGAGACACAAACTTCCAAAGCTTTCATAGGCTGTCTACAATAGCAGGATCAAAATTCTCTAGGGGATAATGTAACATGCTGACTCGACCCCTGAGGTGAGTAAGTCACTGTacaggagagcaggagatgaTTGTGCAGCCTCTTCATGGGCAGCCTTCCCATCTCCCAGTCCAAAGGGACAATATTAAATAATGTGGAAATGGAGGGGTCTAATGGGCCTAGTGCTGTTCTTCTGGGGCAGAATACTGATCCATGGAAGAACcatgaaaattttcttctgcactgcatttttaataacaaaaatccAGTATGTTAGAAATTATGTAAAAAGTTGTTCTTAGCTAAGGGAACAAAAAATATGTTCTGTGTTGAAAGGACTAAGAAAAACTATCTTGCTTTGTAATTGCCCTGTAATTAGATTAACCAGACCTTATCTATTTCAAATTTACTCTAATACAAAATACTGAACAAATATTAATCTGTAACAAAATGAAAGTACTCACATGAGCTACTTTTTGTTTTAACATCCTGTTTTCCTCTTGTAAGTTGCAGATAAGAGCTTGAAGTGAAGTTTCATTGTCTAAAAGCTGTAATTTTCAGATAAAGTTAGGTGTTACTTTAACATAAAAATCTCAGATGCTGTTTGGCTGTGCTGTTAACTGCAAGTAATCTTTTTTTATGTGATGCCTAATGACATACATCTAGGTTTTTACAACCTTGGTACTGCTATGAAATCGACCTCATGACAACAGCATTTAAGAGTTTACACAAATTCTTTGCAATACTTGTCTGGAGTGGGACAATACATGACAAAGGCACAGATATGCCTTCATCTTGCTTTGTTATTACTGTCAATTTTGGCCAGTACTAGGAAGAAAttactgaggggaaaaaaccctgcTTGCTAAATAATTGACTAAAATGATACCTTTTTTACAGCTCTGACatctgcttaaaaaaaccccGGTGTACGTGAGTAATATAGAACACTTTTGTGCAAAATTCCCTAGAATCAGCTAGTAATGGCATCTGAAATTTCTCCTCTTCAACAGGGAAGTCCCCACTGTACAAGGTTAGCTTCTTATTGCATATATCAAAGTCAATCAAGTTTCCTGTCTATCACTTACACATTATATATGATAATGCCAAATCCTTCAAGTcccttaaaaatccttttttcttctatCTACTCAACCCATATTTCTTACAAGTAACTTTAATGTAAGTTTTCTTCGGAAACGCTTTTGGGATGTTTGACAAAGCAGACATGAGTATGTACAGAGTTCATCACAACAGCACAGATGAGTGGTCATGTGGAAAACAGCATTACCATGGTGGAGCAGTAAAAGCATAAGTAagaattattaatttttgtgaGAACTGTCTGTAGCACCCTCCTCACTGCTCTGATCTGTTACTAGAGGCAGCACTGCTAATGCTATTTCCTTATGGCGTTTTAATGAATTACCTCATTTTAATGAATGTTTAATTAATGACTCTCAG includes:
- the TNIP2 gene encoding TNFAIP3-interacting protein 2, which codes for MHLSGFLLALEEEQKGAAPAMCSVSEAGSTDPLVTRFRQVEETLEKLHRENRSLKNKVPRYNALCTLYHESAQQLKHLQLQLAAKEATIRELRGSLARQRQLPAPGGDAAAGAEPARSLVESLLEQLERARQQLRDSERLSARRVEALSQEVQKLNQQLEEKNGEIQQMINQPPYEKEREILRLQKTLAEKEKAQATSDVLCRSLTDETHQLQRKLASTAEMCQHLAKCLEEKQRKEKGNSDDQIPTERSNQLLDNETSLQALICNLQEENRMLKQKVAHVEDLNAKWQKYDVSRDEYVKRLHLQLKEMKSQLEQHHGGAPAQRNSDLMHKEIFRLNKLLEEKMNECIKTKRELEDMKKASEGDNERIQMLEQQVLVYKDDFTSERSDRERAQSKIQELQAEVACLQHQLARRQDSRDTSSHFRVHAGNQNNLYVQTNVEHLRGNSPGQTGTRRTNSQSEQDSPPGDNGNLGSEGRAQGELRCPHCMRFFSDERSDEFLKHVAECCQ